One Streptomyces sp. RPA4-2 genomic window carries:
- a CDS encoding discoidin domain-containing protein has protein sequence MRHPVSPHRQAPPGRKRRAPRRLAAVFRTVSATFAIAALAVLAPPAVLPAHAADAPRVIHVAKNGSDANAGTQASPYLTINHAAQVAQPGDTVEVHAGLYRETVKPARGGTDEQHRITYTNAGDGAVSIKGSEEINSWTRGSGNVWSVTLPNSYFGDWNPYAQGQPNGGGGGTFAGYTAGDVYLDEAAYYEKPSLSTVQSAANTWYSEVGSSSTTIWANFNGADPNARLAEINVRRQVFAPDVWGLGYITVNGFTIKHAANTYSDFPDSPDRRQAGAISVYGGLKWIIENNIVINARTIGIDIGLSNDTWAGNRPGTPRTDFHNTSAYGSHTVRNNYIAKCGQSGIAGVFSWHSQILYNMIEDTNYRNEFSGAETAPIKVHYMNEGLIKGNYVKNSKGGNSAGIWTDWGNQNVRITGNVVMNSPWGYYAEAVFGPILVDNNVFIGNSDIRTLDATGIVFANNLFLDNANIHSDGSGRNAYYFQPGTMNETTALTSPEKFFWYNNLVQGSTLPNNTTDKTQVKEGNSTGAVSNVHYTATNTQMVLNFDLDASAIHGNTPVTQARVGTIPTANQSIQADVTTDFFGRQVSSTNTMAGPFAAAAVSSNSLTLWPLTYQTVPTPPPPPTGTPVNLSLGADAKAVASYQDGKYQASNAIDGNGSSRWSSDHSNDPNAWIHVDLGAEYAVSTAVLNWEAAYGKAYKVQVSDNASNWTDAYSTTNGQGGTETVNVGKNVRYVRMQGVTPATAYGYSLYEFEIYGTPVGGSGATLYGDADYSGTSAAFGPGNYDLPALQAKGIANDSISSLRVPAGCTVTGYADAGFSGTAWNFTGDAPNLTTTGNNDAISSLRVTANASRGVSHP, from the coding sequence ATGAGACACCCCGTCAGCCCGCACCGCCAGGCGCCGCCCGGCCGCAAACGCAGAGCGCCCCGCCGCCTGGCCGCCGTCTTCCGCACGGTGAGCGCCACGTTCGCCATCGCCGCGCTCGCCGTACTGGCCCCGCCCGCGGTCCTCCCGGCACACGCGGCGGACGCGCCACGCGTCATCCACGTGGCCAAGAACGGCAGCGACGCCAACGCCGGCACGCAGGCTTCCCCGTATCTGACCATCAATCACGCCGCCCAGGTGGCACAGCCCGGCGACACCGTGGAGGTGCACGCCGGGCTGTACCGCGAAACGGTCAAGCCCGCGCGCGGCGGCACCGACGAGCAGCACCGGATCACGTACACCAACGCCGGCGACGGAGCGGTGAGCATCAAGGGCTCCGAAGAGATCAACTCCTGGACCCGCGGCAGCGGCAACGTCTGGAGTGTCACGCTGCCGAACAGCTACTTCGGCGACTGGAACCCGTACGCCCAGGGGCAGCCGAACGGCGGCGGTGGGGGCACCTTCGCCGGCTACACCGCCGGCGACGTCTACCTGGACGAGGCCGCGTACTACGAGAAGCCGTCGCTCAGCACCGTGCAGAGCGCGGCCAACACCTGGTACTCCGAGGTCGGTTCGTCCAGCACCACCATCTGGGCCAACTTCAACGGCGCCGACCCCAACGCCCGGCTCGCCGAGATCAACGTCCGCCGGCAGGTCTTCGCGCCCGACGTCTGGGGCCTCGGCTACATCACCGTCAACGGCTTCACGATCAAGCACGCGGCCAACACGTACTCGGACTTCCCCGACAGCCCCGACCGCCGGCAGGCAGGCGCGATCAGCGTCTACGGCGGGCTGAAGTGGATCATCGAGAACAACATCGTCATCAACGCCAGGACGATCGGCATCGACATCGGCCTGAGCAACGACACCTGGGCCGGAAACCGCCCTGGCACACCACGCACGGATTTCCACAACACCAGCGCGTACGGCTCGCACACCGTCCGCAACAACTACATCGCGAAATGCGGCCAGTCGGGAATCGCGGGCGTCTTCTCCTGGCACTCGCAGATCCTCTACAACATGATCGAGGACACCAACTACCGCAATGAGTTCAGCGGTGCGGAAACCGCCCCGATCAAGGTCCACTACATGAATGAGGGCCTGATCAAGGGCAACTACGTCAAGAACTCCAAGGGCGGCAACTCAGCCGGCATCTGGACCGACTGGGGCAACCAGAACGTCCGCATCACCGGCAACGTCGTGATGAACAGCCCCTGGGGCTACTACGCCGAGGCCGTCTTCGGGCCCATCCTGGTCGACAACAACGTCTTCATCGGCAACAGCGACATCCGAACCCTGGACGCCACCGGCATCGTCTTCGCCAACAACCTCTTCCTCGACAACGCGAACATCCACAGCGACGGCAGCGGCCGCAACGCGTACTACTTCCAGCCGGGCACGATGAACGAGACCACCGCGCTCACCTCGCCCGAGAAGTTCTTCTGGTACAACAACCTGGTCCAGGGCTCGACGCTGCCGAACAACACCACGGACAAGACCCAGGTGAAGGAAGGCAATTCCACCGGCGCCGTCTCCAACGTGCACTACACGGCGACCAACACCCAGATGGTGCTGAACTTCGATCTGGACGCCTCCGCCATCCACGGCAACACCCCGGTCACGCAGGCCCGGGTCGGCACCATACCGACCGCCAACCAGAGCATCCAGGCCGACGTCACCACGGACTTCTTCGGCCGGCAGGTCAGCAGCACCAACACCATGGCCGGGCCGTTCGCCGCGGCCGCGGTAAGCAGCAACTCCCTCACGCTGTGGCCGCTTACTTACCAGACCGTGCCCACCCCGCCGCCCCCGCCGACCGGCACCCCGGTGAATCTGTCACTCGGCGCCGACGCAAAGGCGGTCGCCTCCTATCAGGACGGCAAGTACCAGGCCTCCAACGCCATCGACGGCAACGGCTCCTCGCGCTGGTCGAGCGACCACAGCAACGACCCCAACGCCTGGATCCACGTCGACCTCGGCGCCGAGTACGCGGTGTCCACCGCCGTGCTCAACTGGGAGGCCGCCTACGGGAAGGCATACAAGGTCCAGGTATCGGACAACGCCTCCAACTGGACCGATGCCTACTCCACAACCAACGGCCAAGGCGGCACCGAGACAGTGAACGTGGGCAAGAATGTCCGCTACGTACGCATGCAGGGCGTCACACCCGCGACCGCGTACGGCTACTCGCTCTACGAGTTCGAGATCTACGGAACCCCCGTCGGCGGCAGCGGCGCCACCCTCTACGGAGACGCCGACTACAGCGGTACCTCGGCCGCCTTCGGGCCCGGGAACTACGACCTGCCCGCGCTCCAGGCCAAGGGCATCGCCAACGACTCCATCTCCTCGCTCCGCGTTCCGGCCGGCTGCACCGTGACCGGCTATGCCGACGCGGGTTTCTCCGGCACGGCCTGGAACTTCACCGGCGACGCCCCGAACCTGACCACCACGGGCAACAACGACGCCATCTCCTCCCTGCGCGTCACCGCCAACGCCAGCCGAGGGGTGAGTCACCCGTGA
- a CDS encoding toxin-antitoxin system HicB family antitoxin: MDLMPYVDNLRRELAVAAEAGGEEARELAERLTAPLESATRLTLLNVLSAAMDEITRELAPGSVDVRLRGLDPDFVVTRPAADEVYEDRSGPAEPLRAPAPAPAEGDDGGTARVNLRLPAHLKARAEEAASREGLSVNAWLVRAVSAAVDGGTQPRTPEETRTTRTTRTVGQSLTGWVH; encoded by the coding sequence ATGGATCTCATGCCGTATGTCGACAACCTCCGCCGCGAACTCGCGGTGGCCGCCGAAGCCGGCGGCGAAGAGGCGCGCGAGCTGGCCGAGCGGCTCACCGCTCCCCTGGAGTCGGCGACCCGTCTGACGCTGCTCAATGTGCTCTCCGCCGCGATGGACGAGATCACCCGTGAACTCGCCCCCGGCTCGGTCGACGTACGACTGCGTGGGCTCGACCCCGACTTCGTGGTGACGCGGCCTGCGGCCGACGAGGTGTACGAGGACAGGAGCGGGCCCGCCGAGCCGCTCAGAGCACCGGCCCCGGCGCCCGCGGAGGGCGACGACGGCGGCACCGCCCGCGTCAATCTGCGCCTGCCCGCCCACCTCAAGGCACGCGCCGAGGAGGCCGCGAGCCGCGAGGGCCTGTCGGTCAACGCGTGGCTGGTACGAGCTGTGTCGGCCGCGGTCGACGGCGGCACCCAGCCGCGTACGCCGGAGGAGACCCGTACCACCCGCACCACCCGCACCGTCGGACAGAGCCTCACGGGCTGGGTGCACTAG
- a CDS encoding ABC transporter substrate-binding protein, with protein sequence MDHRTRPWAVRVIAGSVVSALALALGGCGTSGDAESGTGSSNSIDVVTRWSAGNTAAAAQSRVFKAFTKETGVKVNATDGLETIDDQVENAVAAGKSPDVVIVNLYDKTLGWQDAGVTVPVDDYLREWGLADKMKPSALDEWRVGGKPEGKLQGLPFSGFTWPVWYNTDLLKTAGVDQIPTTTDELIDASKKLRAAHIQPLTVGGNDWSGQKLFYQIAQSYTDAATMEKVMRSGGYCATPSVMRGIKLFTQLRDGGVFADNAAGLNSDAMYAAYYSGKAAMMSAGSWAYTDAKKSDTGVETHTTLAGLPLPSGSTYKNPTAYQGFTGVGFMITKRGASKDRIDNVRKFITSFYTDATVGDFVKDAGILPPTDGDFLKYATDPLLAQSLKLDKTVDYAVVPDVWIGSASDPIIQVLTGAYGKSSADKICEGLDDATKNTKS encoded by the coding sequence ATGGACCACCGCACCAGGCCCTGGGCCGTGCGCGTCATAGCCGGGTCCGTCGTCAGCGCCCTCGCCCTCGCCCTGGGCGGATGTGGCACGAGCGGCGACGCGGAGAGCGGCACCGGCAGCAGCAACTCGATAGACGTCGTCACCCGCTGGTCGGCCGGCAACACCGCGGCGGCGGCGCAGAGCCGCGTCTTCAAGGCCTTCACCAAGGAGACCGGCGTCAAGGTCAACGCCACCGACGGCCTGGAGACCATCGACGACCAGGTCGAGAACGCCGTCGCGGCCGGCAAGTCCCCCGACGTGGTGATCGTCAACCTCTACGACAAGACGCTCGGCTGGCAGGACGCCGGCGTCACCGTCCCGGTTGACGACTACCTCAGGGAGTGGGGCCTCGCCGACAAGATGAAGCCCAGCGCGCTCGACGAATGGCGGGTCGGCGGGAAGCCCGAGGGCAAGCTCCAGGGCCTGCCCTTCTCCGGCTTCACCTGGCCGGTCTGGTACAACACCGACCTGCTCAAGACGGCCGGCGTCGACCAGATCCCGACCACCACCGACGAGCTGATCGACGCCTCCAAGAAGCTGCGCGCCGCCCACATCCAGCCGCTCACCGTCGGCGGCAACGACTGGAGTGGGCAGAAACTCTTCTACCAGATCGCGCAGTCCTACACCGACGCCGCGACCATGGAGAAGGTCATGCGGAGCGGCGGCTACTGCGCCACCCCGTCCGTGATGCGGGGCATCAAGCTCTTCACCCAACTGCGTGACGGTGGCGTCTTCGCCGACAACGCGGCAGGCCTGAACAGCGACGCGATGTACGCGGCCTACTACTCCGGCAAGGCCGCCATGATGTCCGCCGGCTCCTGGGCGTACACCGACGCCAAGAAATCGGACACCGGCGTCGAGACTCACACCACGCTCGCCGGCCTGCCGCTGCCCTCCGGCTCGACCTACAAGAACCCCACCGCCTACCAGGGTTTCACCGGTGTCGGCTTCATGATCACCAAGCGCGGCGCGTCGAAGGACCGCATCGACAACGTGCGCAAGTTCATCACCTCCTTCTACACGGACGCGACCGTCGGCGACTTCGTCAAGGACGCCGGCATCCTGCCGCCCACCGACGGTGACTTCCTGAAGTACGCCACCGACCCTCTGCTGGCGCAGTCGCTCAAGCTCGACAAGACGGTGGACTACGCCGTGGTGCCTGACGTGTGGATCGGTTCGGCGTCCGACCCGATCATCCAGGTCCTGACCGGGGCGTACGGCAAGTCCTCCGCCGACAAGATCTGCGAGGGCCTCGACGACGCCACCAAGAACACCAAGAGCTGA
- a CDS encoding discoidin domain-containing protein — MILIKSRTSHTGRKLLGVALTFFLLLTMAVQASRSSAADAPVNLARNPDARAVASYQDGDYVASNAIDGNSGTRWSSDHSNDPDAWIYVDLAGEYTVSSVTLTWESAYAKAYRIQTSDDSVHWADAYSTTNGNGGTETVTVNKAAHYVRLQGVTPNTPYGYSLWEFAVHGTASGGSGVPSAGSPTVAPSTTYPKTYGDWQNGLLAGNGKQGVIVFGDPRNDTVVFDDKDFFMARTEAHPHRTFNTVSQDNINKIRDELISGQYQQANQLAADVQGYQGGGEGSKHPGYKMTIGMPDAGQISNYARSTDYSNGVVKVNWDDSKGSWERDSFVSRTDGATVQYQAAPAGQKETMTLGLSIDPGMNLLNKGVTYTDNSTTDYLNLRAKYPSGSYNAGYEGVTRIVTDGTKTLSNGQVTVSNASYVLLLSLTQRYNGTYNGGVPAEQEWGKNLLRQKLAGLGTDYYTLLNRHTDAHSSIFGRVSIDFGASAADRAKSTEQLLAEQKSSSTPVPALYERMFYAGRYHLLGSSGPTQAPDLLGNWTGDSNVGWDGYYHLDANLNLQISSGNIGNMPEAMTGYFWLNQQWQKDFETNAKKLLGTRGMLTGGNTPNGEGLISNINFDYPYQYVTGGESWLLEPFWEYYQVTGDTTFLADKYYPLIRDMGDFYEDFLTKKDGNGNYIFAGSISPENTPPGGVPLAVNSVYDISGAKFALTTLIQTAKTLGRDADKIPVWQEKLDHLPPYLINNDGALAEWARPDLENKNNYQHRHSSGLLPVWPYREITPETNSAQFKAAQVFLQKKDQGAYENAGHGLLHGALIAADLDMPDSVGAKLLRFAKDDYYYSSMATSHYNNHNTFATDVVNSVPTVMMEMLASTRPGTLELLPGLPKGLDKGSVSGMLGKSQFTINNLTWDTDAHTAKVTLTSKINQNLTLIQRSGISSITADGVTVQSSSLGNIARVLPLQAGKTVTVNLTMNAPRANLAQGKPATASSQSSGDQSATKAFDGDLNTRWSAGQDPNSWIQVDLGSQYNLSEVDLLWEASYAKSYKLQGSTDGSTWHDLYSRTNSSGGTEKIPVSGQARYVRMQGSQLSGQWGYSLYEMQVYG, encoded by the coding sequence GTGATCCTCATCAAATCCCGCACATCCCACACGGGAAGAAAGCTCCTCGGCGTCGCCCTGACCTTCTTCCTGCTGCTCACCATGGCAGTGCAGGCGTCCCGGTCGAGCGCCGCCGACGCCCCCGTCAATCTCGCCCGCAATCCGGACGCCCGCGCCGTCGCCTCTTACCAGGACGGCGACTACGTGGCGTCCAACGCCATCGACGGCAACAGTGGCACCCGCTGGTCGAGCGACCACAGCAACGACCCCGACGCCTGGATCTACGTCGACCTCGCGGGCGAGTACACCGTCTCGTCCGTGACGCTGACCTGGGAGAGCGCGTACGCGAAGGCGTACAGGATCCAGACATCCGACGACTCGGTGCACTGGGCCGACGCCTACTCCACGACGAACGGCAACGGCGGCACCGAGACCGTCACCGTCAACAAAGCGGCGCACTACGTACGGTTGCAGGGTGTCACCCCCAACACCCCATACGGATATTCCCTGTGGGAGTTCGCGGTCCACGGCACCGCGAGCGGCGGCAGTGGCGTCCCGTCCGCCGGCTCACCGACCGTCGCACCCTCCACCACGTACCCGAAGACGTACGGCGATTGGCAGAACGGGTTGCTGGCCGGCAACGGCAAGCAAGGAGTCATCGTCTTCGGCGACCCGCGCAACGACACGGTCGTCTTCGACGACAAAGACTTCTTCATGGCGCGGACGGAGGCCCACCCGCACCGCACCTTCAACACCGTCAGCCAGGACAACATCAACAAGATCCGCGACGAGCTGATCTCCGGCCAGTACCAGCAGGCCAACCAGCTCGCCGCCGACGTGCAGGGCTACCAAGGCGGCGGCGAGGGCAGCAAACACCCCGGCTACAAAATGACCATCGGCATGCCCGACGCCGGGCAGATCAGCAACTACGCCCGCTCCACCGACTACTCCAACGGCGTGGTGAAGGTCAACTGGGACGACAGCAAGGGCTCGTGGGAGCGGGACTCCTTCGTATCCCGCACCGACGGCGCCACCGTCCAGTACCAGGCGGCGCCCGCGGGCCAGAAGGAGACCATGACCCTGGGCCTGTCCATCGACCCCGGCATGAACCTCCTCAACAAAGGCGTCACCTACACCGACAACTCCACCACCGACTACCTGAACCTGCGGGCCAAATACCCCAGCGGCAGCTACAACGCCGGCTATGAGGGCGTCACCCGCATCGTCACCGACGGCACCAAGACCCTCAGCAACGGCCAGGTGACCGTCTCGAACGCCAGCTACGTACTGTTGCTGTCACTGACTCAGCGCTACAACGGCACATACAACGGCGGCGTCCCGGCCGAGCAGGAGTGGGGCAAGAACCTGCTCCGGCAGAAGCTCGCCGGGCTCGGTACTGACTACTACACGCTGCTCAACCGGCATACCGACGCACACAGTTCGATCTTCGGCCGGGTCTCGATCGACTTCGGCGCCTCCGCGGCCGACCGCGCGAAGTCCACCGAGCAGCTGCTCGCCGAGCAGAAGTCCTCCTCGACACCGGTCCCGGCGCTGTATGAACGCATGTTCTACGCCGGCCGCTACCACCTGCTGGGCTCCAGCGGACCCACGCAAGCCCCGGACCTGCTCGGAAACTGGACGGGTGACAGCAACGTCGGCTGGGACGGCTACTACCATCTGGACGCCAACCTCAACCTGCAGATCTCCAGCGGCAACATCGGCAACATGCCGGAGGCCATGACGGGTTACTTCTGGCTCAATCAGCAATGGCAAAAGGACTTCGAGACCAACGCGAAGAAGCTCCTCGGCACCCGCGGCATGCTCACCGGCGGCAACACGCCCAACGGCGAGGGCCTGATCTCCAACATCAATTTCGACTACCCCTACCAGTACGTGACAGGCGGGGAGTCCTGGCTGCTCGAACCCTTCTGGGAGTACTACCAGGTCACCGGGGACACCACGTTCCTCGCCGACAAGTACTACCCGCTGATCCGCGACATGGGCGACTTCTACGAGGACTTCCTCACCAAGAAGGACGGCAACGGCAACTACATCTTCGCCGGCTCCATCTCGCCGGAGAACACCCCTCCGGGCGGGGTGCCGCTCGCCGTCAACTCCGTCTACGACATCTCCGGGGCCAAGTTCGCGCTCACGACGCTGATCCAGACCGCGAAGACCCTCGGCCGCGACGCCGACAAGATCCCGGTCTGGCAGGAGAAGCTGGACCACCTGCCGCCGTATCTGATCAACAACGACGGCGCGCTGGCCGAGTGGGCCCGGCCCGACCTGGAGAACAAGAACAACTACCAGCACCGCCACTCCAGCGGCCTGCTGCCGGTGTGGCCCTACCGCGAGATCACTCCGGAGACCAACTCGGCGCAGTTCAAAGCCGCGCAGGTGTTCCTCCAGAAGAAGGACCAGGGCGCGTACGAGAACGCCGGACACGGCCTGCTGCACGGGGCGCTGATCGCGGCCGACCTCGACATGCCGGATTCGGTGGGCGCGAAGCTGCTGCGCTTCGCCAAGGACGACTACTACTACAGCAGTATGGCGACCTCCCACTACAACAACCACAACACCTTCGCCACGGATGTCGTGAACTCCGTGCCCACGGTGATGATGGAGATGCTGGCTTCCACCAGGCCCGGCACGCTGGAACTGCTGCCGGGGCTGCCGAAGGGCCTGGACAAGGGGTCCGTCTCCGGGATGCTCGGCAAGAGCCAGTTCACCATCAACAACCTGACGTGGGACACCGACGCGCACACCGCGAAGGTGACGCTCACCTCGAAGATCAACCAGAACCTGACGCTGATCCAGCGCTCGGGCATCTCCTCGATCACCGCCGACGGCGTAACCGTCCAGAGTTCCTCCCTGGGCAACATCGCACGCGTCCTGCCGCTCCAGGCAGGCAAGACCGTAACCGTCAACCTCACCATGAACGCCCCGCGGGCCAACCTGGCACAGGGCAAGCCGGCGACGGCCTCGTCCCAGTCCAGCGGCGACCAGTCGGCCACCAAGGCCTTCGACGGTGACCTGAACACCCGGTGGAGCGCCGGCCAGGACCCGAACAGCTGGATCCAGGTCGACCTCGGCAGCCAGTACAACCTCTCCGAGGTGGACCTGCTGTGGGAGGCGTCGTACGCGAAGTCCTACAAGTTGCAGGGCTCCACGGACGGCTCCACCTGGCACGACCTCTACAGCCGAACCAACTCTTCAGGAGGTACCGAGAAGATCCCCGTCAGCGGGCAGGCAAGATACGTCCGCATGCAGGGCAGCCAACTGTCAGGCCAGTGGGGCTACTCGCTCTACGAGATGCAGGTGTACGGCTAG
- a CDS encoding ROK family transcriptional regulator, with protein MARRESAAAGPGSRALIVDLIRSSGPISRVELVNATGLTQPTISNIVRRLIDDGVVRETGDTVATRGKPRAMLIINSRAAYGVGIHVGSDALTCVVTDTRGGTVGRALIAGPSANAALGGPRPGGGTDSGGGTGPGGKGSGHTHSGGGKNSGDTGDAVEQLAALYRDVTEGLGLEPQSVAGLAVVGPGPVDLARGGFLAPPGLPQWAGLDLADTLAARLDIPVLVDSDAAAATVGEFWSRQVSRDRTFGCLYMNSGIGSGVVLDGALHRGSSSNAGKIGHVAVIRDGEPCPCGNRGCLEMYAAPRAVVRRARAVPGLADRLQISPDDPDAWAFDVLARAALYGDEQARALVDESAALLAEGAVALVNLWDLDTLVLAGPGFVVAGSIYVSEVRRRLAECAYTRDVHGVRVDLSSNPRDAAAIGGAALVLQGSVAPGHGPELTART; from the coding sequence ATGGCCCGACGGGAGTCTGCGGCAGCGGGACCCGGCAGCCGCGCACTCATCGTCGACCTCATCAGGTCGTCCGGGCCGATCAGCCGGGTGGAGCTGGTCAACGCGACGGGGCTGACACAGCCGACGATCTCCAACATCGTGCGGCGGCTCATCGACGACGGGGTGGTGCGCGAGACCGGCGACACGGTGGCCACCCGGGGCAAGCCGCGCGCCATGCTGATCATCAACTCGCGAGCGGCCTACGGCGTCGGCATTCACGTCGGATCCGACGCACTGACCTGCGTGGTCACCGACACCCGCGGCGGCACGGTGGGCCGAGCCCTCATCGCGGGCCCGAGCGCGAACGCCGCCCTCGGCGGTCCGCGGCCGGGCGGCGGTACGGATTCCGGAGGCGGTACGGGGCCGGGTGGTAAGGGCTCCGGCCACACCCACTCGGGCGGCGGGAAGAACTCCGGCGACACGGGGGACGCCGTCGAGCAACTGGCCGCGCTCTACCGGGACGTGACGGAGGGCCTCGGCCTTGAACCGCAGAGCGTCGCCGGGCTCGCGGTGGTCGGCCCCGGGCCCGTGGACCTGGCGCGCGGCGGCTTCCTCGCCCCGCCGGGCCTGCCGCAGTGGGCGGGACTCGACCTCGCGGACACGCTGGCGGCCCGTCTTGACATCCCGGTGCTGGTGGACAGCGACGCGGCGGCCGCGACGGTCGGCGAGTTCTGGAGCCGGCAGGTCTCCCGGGACCGTACCTTCGGCTGCCTGTACATGAACTCCGGCATCGGCTCGGGCGTCGTCCTGGACGGTGCACTGCACCGCGGCTCCAGCTCCAACGCGGGAAAGATCGGACATGTGGCCGTGATCCGTGACGGCGAGCCCTGCCCGTGCGGCAACCGCGGCTGCCTGGAAATGTACGCGGCGCCGCGCGCGGTGGTGCGCCGGGCCCGTGCGGTGCCGGGGCTCGCGGACCGGCTCCAGATCAGCCCCGACGACCCGGACGCCTGGGCCTTCGACGTGCTGGCGCGAGCCGCGCTCTACGGCGACGAGCAGGCCCGCGCGCTGGTCGACGAGTCGGCGGCACTGCTCGCGGAGGGCGCGGTGGCGCTGGTGAATCTGTGGGACCTCGACACGTTGGTGCTGGCCGGACCGGGTTTCGTGGTCGCCGGGTCGATCTACGTCAGCGAGGTCAGGCGGCGCCTCGCCGAGTGCGCGTACACCCGTGACGTGCACGGCGTACGGGTGGACCTGTCGAGCAACCCCCGGGACGCGGCGGCGATCGGCGGCGCGGCGCTGGTGCTCCAGGGGTCGGTGGCCCCGGGCCACGGCCCCGAACTCACCGCCCGCACCTAG
- a CDS encoding LacI family DNA-binding transcriptional regulator, translating to MPAPATSDRARPLRGTPVGLALVRDAEVLGAEPFFHDFIAGMERVLVPLGVPVLLQVVATVAQAAERMRAWARHGQVQGVILIDLLPGDERVALVKELGLPTVVIGDPVTAGGLPAVWTQDDVAMQNVVDELVAAGHTHLGHVAGPAQMAHTIIRRRTFQAAAAGHGVRTTTFEGDYSEAAGIRALTALGALADRPTAVVFDNDVMALGALHEAGRLGLTVPADLSLVAWDDSALCQLATPPLSAVSHDVQELGELAGHTLADALVAAPAATVNAPPARLVVRGSV from the coding sequence ATGCCCGCGCCCGCGACCAGCGACAGGGCCCGCCCGCTGCGCGGTACTCCGGTCGGGCTCGCCCTGGTGCGGGACGCCGAGGTGCTGGGCGCGGAGCCGTTCTTCCACGATTTCATCGCCGGCATGGAGCGCGTCCTGGTCCCGCTCGGGGTGCCGGTGCTGCTCCAGGTCGTGGCCACGGTGGCGCAGGCCGCCGAGCGGATGCGGGCCTGGGCGAGGCACGGCCAGGTACAGGGCGTGATCCTCATCGACCTGCTGCCGGGCGACGAGCGGGTGGCACTGGTGAAGGAGCTCGGCCTGCCGACGGTGGTGATCGGCGACCCGGTGACCGCGGGCGGGCTGCCGGCCGTGTGGACGCAGGACGACGTGGCGATGCAGAACGTGGTGGACGAGCTGGTCGCCGCGGGGCACACCCACCTCGGCCACGTCGCAGGCCCGGCTCAGATGGCGCACACGATCATCCGCCGGCGCACGTTCCAGGCGGCGGCCGCCGGGCACGGGGTACGCACCACGACCTTCGAGGGGGACTACTCGGAGGCCGCGGGCATACGGGCGCTGACCGCGCTGGGCGCGCTGGCGGACCGGCCCACCGCGGTGGTCTTCGACAACGACGTGATGGCGCTTGGCGCCCTGCACGAGGCGGGCCGACTCGGGCTCACCGTGCCGGCCGACCTGTCGCTGGTGGCCTGGGACGACTCCGCCCTGTGCCAGCTCGCCACCCCGCCACTCAGCGCGGTCAGCCACGACGTCCAGGAGCTGGGCGAGCTGGCCGGCCACACCCTGGCGGACGCCCTGGTCGCCGCCCCTGCCGCTACGGTCAACGCCCCGCCGGCCCGCTTGGTGGTGCGCGGCAGCGTCTGA
- a CDS encoding DUF4097 family beta strand repeat-containing protein, giving the protein MPSFDTPQPISVTANVAAGSIQFSASDRLDTVVEVRPRDPKKDKDVRVAEQTEVTYASGMLTIRTPKGRYLVGPTGSVDVTVELPTGSRVDTTGSWTQVLGEGRLGEVRVKTSSGDVRLDATGPLQLTASHGSITVDQVEGLAEITTSSGSLRVGVVDGPAVLKNSHGSTTVGAAIGELRVSGANGDIDIQRAESSVTATTAHGTLRVGDVARGTVQLETSYGAIDVGIRKGTAAWLDVSSGNGQVRNALTASDSPDKSEDTVEVRARTRYGNIDIRRARP; this is encoded by the coding sequence ATGCCTTCTTTCGACACTCCCCAGCCGATCTCGGTCACCGCCAACGTGGCCGCCGGTTCCATCCAGTTCTCCGCGAGCGATCGCCTCGACACGGTCGTCGAGGTGCGGCCCCGCGACCCGAAGAAGGACAAGGACGTGCGGGTCGCCGAGCAGACCGAGGTCACGTACGCGAGCGGCATGCTGACCATCAGGACGCCCAAGGGGCGCTACCTTGTCGGGCCCACCGGCAGCGTCGACGTGACGGTCGAACTGCCCACCGGCTCGCGCGTCGACACGACCGGCTCCTGGACCCAGGTGCTCGGCGAGGGCCGGCTCGGCGAGGTCCGCGTGAAGACGTCGTCGGGTGACGTCCGCCTGGATGCGACGGGCCCGCTCCAGCTGACCGCGTCGCACGGCTCGATCACCGTGGACCAGGTCGAGGGCCTGGCCGAGATCACCACCAGTTCAGGGAGCCTGCGGGTCGGTGTGGTGGACGGCCCGGCCGTCCTGAAGAACTCGCACGGCAGCACGACCGTCGGCGCCGCGATCGGCGAGCTGCGGGTGAGCGGGGCCAACGGGGACATCGACATCCAGCGCGCCGAGAGCTCGGTCACCGCGACCACCGCCCACGGCACCCTGCGGGTGGGCGACGTGGCCCGTGGCACCGTCCAGTTGGAGACCTCCTACGGCGCCATCGACGTCGGCATCCGCAAGGGCACGGCCGCCTGGCTCGACGTCAGCTCGGGCAACGGGCAGGTGCGCAACGCGCTCACCGCCTCCGACAGCCCGGACAAGTCCGAGGACACCGTCGAGGTCAGGGCCCGCACCCGCTACGGCAACATCGACATCCGCCGCGCCCGGCCCTGA